From the Daucus carota subsp. sativus chromosome 8, DH1 v3.0, whole genome shotgun sequence genome, one window contains:
- the LOC108198054 gene encoding transcription factor MYB73, with amino-acid sequence MEFTDGAEKVKGSWTPQEDETLVKLVEQQGPRNWSLISTSIPGRSGKSCRLRWCNQLSPAVHHRPFSPEEDAVIVQAHAMHGNRWATISRLLPGRTDNAIKNHWNSTLRRRRIADAGKRGYLDVISGSSESGLGVKRRCSGGSPEENSCDDCEPKTLLTLLPPGGNPVKEETRVSPEVEDEEKEKEGSTVVEMEDTGLVRMMQRMIAEEVRSYIDSLRAQGGSGAGFEYVANEQN; translated from the coding sequence ATGGAGTTCACGGATGGTGCTGAGAAGGTCAAGGGATCATGGACTCCGCAGGAAGACGAGACGCTGGTGAAACTGGTGGAGCAGCAGGGGCCGAGGAATTGGTCGCTTATTAGCACCAGCATTCCGGGGCGTTCGGGCAAGTCTTGTAGGCTTAGGTGGTGTAATCAGCTCAGTCCAGCGGTGCACCACCGGCCTTTCTCCCCTGAGGAGGACGCGGTCATCGTGCAAGCCCACGCGATGCATGGGAACAGGTGGGCGACTATCTCTCGGCTTTTGCCAGGGAGGACTGACAATGCTATCAAGAATCACTGGAACTCCACGCTGCGGCGTAGGAGGATTGCTGATGCGGGCAAGAGGGGTTATCTGGATGTGATTAGTGGGTCTTCGGAGTCTGGTTTGGGAGTCAAGAGGCGATGTTCGGGAGGGTCACCAGAGGAGAACAGCTGTGATGATTGTGAACCCAAGACTTTGCTGACACTGTTGCCTCCGGGAGGTAATCCTGTCAAGGAAGAGACGCGTGTTTCGCCAGAGGTGGAGGACGAGGAGAAAGAAAAGGAAGGAtcgacggtggtggagatggaagATACTGGTTTGGTGAGGATGATGCAGAGGATGATTGCTGAGGAGGTTCGAAGCTATATTGATAGCTTGAGGGCGCAAGGTGGATCAGGGGCAGGGTTTGAATATGTTGCCAATGAGCAGAATTAA